From Puntigrus tetrazona isolate hp1 chromosome 8, ASM1883169v1, whole genome shotgun sequence, the proteins below share one genomic window:
- the ifrd2 gene encoding interferon-related developmental regulator 2 isoform X1 yields the protein MPRSKKGKRGGNSSSKGSLRQEVLQLQLSKTALSRTGRNGVRGESGVSDDELASDVLSHYSSASESASVIDEGAGEVVDEQTAQEETEDKLKQCIDNLMDKSARNRLAALESLRLAFSSRVLYEFLLERRFTISDCLERSLKKGGGEEQAAAATVGALLCVQLGGGVEGEEGFKMLRPILSSILIDSCASLSARQSCARALGMCCYVSASDDAEDLVKSLGHLESVFAGAYPLGDGTLPSVKAGIPALHSTALQSWALLCTLCPASRINTILNHHLPRLHACLESSEVNFRIAVGETIALLYELGRDIDQEFEYEDCDVLCDSLKNLATDGNKHRAKNDRRKQRSIFREVLHYIENEDFTEEKIQFGIEAIYIDGWMRRRIYDAFKEVLESGVRHHLQFNPLLRDIFGLGPPLILDASVKASRISRTERHLFNSAAFKARTKLRNKVRDKRADVM from the exons ATGCCACGAAGCAAAAAGGGGAAACGCGGTGGAAACAGTTCGAGTAAGG GCTCACTTCGACAGGAAGTGCTTCAGCTGCAGTTGTCAAAGACTGCCCTGTCACGTACAG GGAGAAATGGGGTGAGAGGCGAGTCTGGTGTAAGTGATGACGAGTTGGCATCAGATGTTCTCAGTCACTACAGCAGCGCCAGTGAGAGTGCATCAGTCATAGATGAGGGCGCAG GTGAGGTGGTAGATGAACAAACTGCTCAGGAAGAAACGGAAGACAAACTAAAGCAATGCATCGACAATCTGATGGACAAAAG TGCTAGGAACCGTCTGGCTGCACTAGAAAGTCTGCGCTTGGCATTTTCTTCTAGAGTCCTGTATGAGTTTTTGTTAGAGAGACGTTTCACCATCAGTGACTGTCTGGAAAGGAGCTTGAAGAAAG GTGGAGGAGAGGAGCAGGCTGCTGCTGCTACAGTGGGTGCTCTCTTGTGTGTGCAGCTCGGGGGTGGAGTTGAAGGTGAGGAGGGCTTTAAGATGCTCCGCCCCATCCTCAGCTCcattttgattgacagctgtgCCAGCCTGTCAGCTCGACAGAGT TGCGCTCGAGCTCTGGGTATGTGCTGCTACGTGTCTGCCTCAGATGATGCAGAG GACCTGGTAAAATCACTTGGTCACTTGGAGAGTGTGTTTGCGGGTGCATATCCCCTGGGTGATGGCACTCTGCCCTCGGTCAAAGCTGGGATCCCTGCGCTCCACAGCACTGCCCTTCAGTCTTGGGCGCTGCTTTGCACCCTTTGCCCTGCATCACGCATCAACACCATTCTGAACCA CCACTTGCCACGTCTACACGCGTGTTTAGAAAGCAGTGAGGTGAACTTCAGGATTGCTGTGGGAGAGACCATCGCTCTGCTGTATGAACTGGGACGGGACATCGATCAG gAGTTTGAGTATGAGGACTGCGATGTATTGTGTGACAGTCTAAAGAACCTGGCGACTGATGGAAACAAACATCGTGCTAAAAATGACCGCAGGAAACAGCGCTCCATCTTCAGAGAGGTGCTGCACTACATCGAG aatgaaGATTTCACAGAGGAGAAGATCCAGTTTGGAATTGAGGCCATCTACATTGATGGCTGGATGCGCCGCAGGATTTATGATGCCTTTAAGGAAGTGCTCGAGTCTGGAGTCAGACACCATTTACAG tttaatcCTTTGTTGAGGGATATTTTTGGACTTGGACCTCCTCTTATCCTGGATGCGTCTGTCAAAGCCAGCAGGATCTCCCGCACAGAGAGG CATCTGTTTAATTCTGCTGCATTCAAGGCCAGGACTAAATTAAGGAACAAAGTGAGGGACAAACGTGCCGATGTGATGTGA
- the si:dkey-20d21.12 gene encoding uncharacterized protein si:dkey-20d21.12, whose protein sequence is MKSTPPPPPPAFVRVSERDLTEIELHSVDSINDLHRTHSEQHSKGVQPPRPPPPTSNGNLQIQDRGVVYQTGQPARRPCVRRLNDICTSTGRRYILACAAIIAFLLTLILIFSFLVQQSSALHALLEMVKQKKETAEEISQLLQELQKLHINLTEQ, encoded by the exons ATGAAGtccactcctcctcctcctcctccagctttTGTTCGTGTCAGCGAGCGTGACCTGACAGAGATCGAGCTCCATTCCGTCGACTCCATCAATGACCTGCACCGCACACACTCTGAACAGCACAGCAAAG GTGTTCAGCCGCCTCGTCCACCACCTCCTACTTCCAACGGGAATCTTCAGATTCAAGATCGGGGAGTTGTCTATCAAACAGGTCAACCAGCGAGAAGGCCCTGCGTGCGCAGACTGAATGACATATGCACTTCCACTGGGCGGCGCTATATTTTAGCATGTGCAGCCATTATTGCGTTCCTGCTTACTCTCATTCTTATCTTCAGTTTTTTAG TCCAGCAGAGCAGTGCTCTCCACGCACTTTTGGAGATGGTGAAACAGAAAAAGGAAACGGCTGAAGAAATCTCCCAACTTTTACAAGAGCTGCAAAAGCTGCACATTAATCTCACAGAGCAGTGA
- the hyal3 gene encoding hyaluronidase-3 yields the protein MRSSVPHLILTLALSLYLSPIDPVQNTVDGVEPVIDRRTFSVIWNIPTARCQRRYGVSLPLRPFNIIHNSQQRFQGQNMSIFYQRRLGLYPYINRQGSKVNGGLPQQGSLMAHLSLAEEQLSEVLRRTFSGLAVLDWEAWQPIWMWNFGTRTVYRKFSKKLVRWEHPDMSEEKVKSQAKVEFELGARLFMEETLRLGVRLWPEGLWGFYGFPSCYNNHGQGQSGYTGQCHNGTEILNDRLAFLWQQSTALYPSIYLWRKLAGHADAQLMVRHRVLEALRVASQHSSGTEALPVFPYARLAFTHTLVFLNQTDLEHTLGESAALGAAGVVLWGELSFAKSERQCTVLHDYISSVLGEYVAALQAGVRNCSKKVCNNQGRCARRDPHSGYMIPLHGTREDLPLSDMRSKFKCVCYKGWSGEHCEQTVF from the exons ATGAGATCATCCGTTCCCCATCTCATCCTCACCTTAGCCCTGTCACTTTATTTGTCTCCCATCGACCCTGTTCAGAATACGGTTGATGGGGTGGAGCCTGTTATCGATAGGCGTACTTTTTCAGTGATCTGGAATATACCAACAGCTCGGTGTCAGCGACGATATGGAGTCTCCTTGCCGCTGCGCCCGTTCAACATCATTCATAACTCACAGCAGAGATTTCAGGGTCAAAATATGAGCATATTTTATCAGCGCCGTCTGGGCCTTTACCCCTACATCAACCGTCAGGGTTCAAAGGTCAATGGTGGCCTGCCTCAACAAGGATCCCTGATGGCTCACCTCTCATTGGCCGAAGAGCAGCTCAGTGAAGTGCTGAGACGCACATTCAGTGGATTAGCCGTGTTAGATTGGGAAGCATGGCAGCCCATATGGATGTGGAATTTTGGGACAAGAACTGTATATCGGAAATTTTCTAAAAAGCTGGTGAGGTGGGAACATCCAGATATGTCAGAGGAGAAAGTGAAATCCCAGGCGAAGGTGGAGTTTGAATTAGGAGCAAGATTGTTTATGGAAGAGACTCTGCGCCTTGGTGTTCGCCTCTGGCCAGAGGGATTATGGGGATTTTATGGGTTTCCCAGTTGCTATAACAATCACGGCCAAGGACAGAGCGGGTACACGGGGCAGTGCCACAATGGAACAGAGATTCTGAATGACCGGCTGGCGTTTCTATGGCAACAGTCTACCGCCTTGTATCCCAGCATTTATTTGTGGCGTAAGCTGGCCGGACACGCAGACGCTCAACTCATGGTGAGACACCGTGTACTTGAGGCTCTCCGAGTGGCATCCCAGCATTCATCTGGCACTGAAGCACTTCCTGTTTTTCCCTATGCCAGGCTggcgttcacacacacattggtcTTTCTGAATCAG ACGGATTTGGAGCACACACTAGGTGAGAGTGCTGCTTTAGGGGCTGCTGGAGTCGTGTTATGGGGCGAGCTGAGTTTTGCAAAGTCTGAG CGGCAGTGCACTGTCCTGCACGATTACATTAGCTCAGTATTGGGAGAGTATGTCGCCGCCCTGCAGGCCGGTGTGAGGAACTGCAGCAAGAAAGTGTGTAACAACCAGGGCCGCTGCGCTCGACGAGACCCTCACTCAGGTTACATGATCCCTCTACACGGTACCCGTGAAGATCTTCCGCTCAGTGACATGAGGTCAAAGTTCAAGTGTGTCTGTTATAAAGGATGGAGTGGAGAACACTGTGAGCAAACAgttttttaa
- the amt gene encoding aminomethyltransferase, mitochondrial, producing MLARVFANAFCNHLPREAARAVGPGATARQDRHASTEVVLRKTPLYDFHRAEGGKMVEFAGWSMPVQYKDSHINSHMHTRQHCSVFDVSHMLQTKVYGRDRVKFIESLIVGDIAELKDNQGTLSLFTNIKGGIMDDLIVTKTDQGYLYVVSNAGCADKDSAHMQARLQEFKAAGHDVDLEFMEESLIALQGPSMARVLQKGVGDDLRKLTFMTSVLTPVFGIKGCRVTRCGYTGEDGVEISVPSRDVVSLTEKLLADGEVKLAGLGARDSLRLEAGLCLYGNDIDETTTPVEASLVWTIGKRRRQARDFPGADIIVSQIKAKTQRKRVGLISTGPPVRQHTPILSSDGRVIGEVTSGCPSPCLKQNVAMGYVEAGFSKVGTSIQVEVRKKAVPAVISKMPFVPTKYYMGQ from the exons ATGCTTGCTCGGGTTTTTGCAAACGCATTCTGTAACCATCTTCCAAGGGAAGCCGCTCGGGCTGTCGGTCCGGGAGCGACGGCGCGGCAGGATCGGCACGCTTCCACAGAG GTGGTGCTCAGGAAGACCCCGCTGTATGACTTCCACAGGGCTGAGGGTGGTAAGATGGTGGAGTTTGCAGGATGGAGTATGCCTGTGCAGTACAAAGACAGTCACATtaactcacacatgcacacacgccaGCACTGCTCCGTCTTCGATGTCAGCCACATGCTACAG ACTAAAGTCTACGGTAGAGACAGAGTGAAGTTCATAGAGTCTCTGATTGTTGGAGACATCGCTGAACTAAAAGACAACCAG GGCACTCTCTCCCTCTTCACAAACATTAAAGGAGGGATCATGGATGATCTGATTGTGACGAAGACAGATCAGGGTTACCTGTATGTTGTTTCTAATGCTGGATGTGCAGACAAAGACTCTGCTCACATGCAG GCCAGACTGCAGGAGTTCAAGGCAGCAGGTCATGATGTAGATTTGGAGTTCATGGAAGAAAGTCTCATTGCTCTGCAGG GCCCATCAATGGCCCGGGTTCTGCAGAAAGGTGTGGGCGATGACCTCAGAAAGCTGACCTTTATGACCAGTGTTTTGACCCCGGTGTTTGGCATCAAGGGCTGCAGAGTCACACGCTGCGGATATACAGGGGAGGATGGagttgag aTCTCAGTACCAAGCAGAGATGTCGTCTCCCTGACTGAAAAGTTGTTAGCTGATGGTGAGGTGAAACTCGCTGGACTCGGTGCCAGAGACAGTCTGAGGCTGGAGGCAGGACTTTGTCTCTATGGCAATGACATTGATGAGACCACTACACCGGTGGAAGCAAGTCTTGTTTGGACTATAG GTAAGCGTCGTCGACAGGCGCGGGATTTCCCTGGTGCTGACATCATTGTTTCACAAATAAAGGCAAAGACTCAAAGAAAGAGAGTGGGCCTGATCTCTACTGGGCCACCTGTTAGACAGCACACACCAATCCTGTCATCTGATGGCAGGGTTATAG GTGAAGTCACCAGTGGATGCCCTTCTCCCTGCCTTAAACAAAATGTTGCCATGGGATACGTGGAAGCTGGCTTCAGTAAAGTGGGCACATCGATCCAGGTGGAAGTGAGAAAGAAAGCAGTGCCCGCAGTGATCAGCAAGATGCCATTTGTGCCCACCAAGTACTACATGGGCCAGTAG
- the ifrd2 gene encoding interferon-related developmental regulator 2 isoform X2 has protein sequence MPRSKKGKRGGNSSSKGRNGVRGESGVSDDELASDVLSHYSSASESASVIDEGAGEVVDEQTAQEETEDKLKQCIDNLMDKSARNRLAALESLRLAFSSRVLYEFLLERRFTISDCLERSLKKGGGEEQAAAATVGALLCVQLGGGVEGEEGFKMLRPILSSILIDSCASLSARQSCARALGMCCYVSASDDAEDLVKSLGHLESVFAGAYPLGDGTLPSVKAGIPALHSTALQSWALLCTLCPASRINTILNHHLPRLHACLESSEVNFRIAVGETIALLYELGRDIDQEFEYEDCDVLCDSLKNLATDGNKHRAKNDRRKQRSIFREVLHYIENEDFTEEKIQFGIEAIYIDGWMRRRIYDAFKEVLESGVRHHLQFNPLLRDIFGLGPPLILDASVKASRISRTERHLFNSAAFKARTKLRNKVRDKRADVM, from the exons ATGCCACGAAGCAAAAAGGGGAAACGCGGTGGAAACAGTTCGAGTAAGG GGAGAAATGGGGTGAGAGGCGAGTCTGGTGTAAGTGATGACGAGTTGGCATCAGATGTTCTCAGTCACTACAGCAGCGCCAGTGAGAGTGCATCAGTCATAGATGAGGGCGCAG GTGAGGTGGTAGATGAACAAACTGCTCAGGAAGAAACGGAAGACAAACTAAAGCAATGCATCGACAATCTGATGGACAAAAG TGCTAGGAACCGTCTGGCTGCACTAGAAAGTCTGCGCTTGGCATTTTCTTCTAGAGTCCTGTATGAGTTTTTGTTAGAGAGACGTTTCACCATCAGTGACTGTCTGGAAAGGAGCTTGAAGAAAG GTGGAGGAGAGGAGCAGGCTGCTGCTGCTACAGTGGGTGCTCTCTTGTGTGTGCAGCTCGGGGGTGGAGTTGAAGGTGAGGAGGGCTTTAAGATGCTCCGCCCCATCCTCAGCTCcattttgattgacagctgtgCCAGCCTGTCAGCTCGACAGAGT TGCGCTCGAGCTCTGGGTATGTGCTGCTACGTGTCTGCCTCAGATGATGCAGAG GACCTGGTAAAATCACTTGGTCACTTGGAGAGTGTGTTTGCGGGTGCATATCCCCTGGGTGATGGCACTCTGCCCTCGGTCAAAGCTGGGATCCCTGCGCTCCACAGCACTGCCCTTCAGTCTTGGGCGCTGCTTTGCACCCTTTGCCCTGCATCACGCATCAACACCATTCTGAACCA CCACTTGCCACGTCTACACGCGTGTTTAGAAAGCAGTGAGGTGAACTTCAGGATTGCTGTGGGAGAGACCATCGCTCTGCTGTATGAACTGGGACGGGACATCGATCAG gAGTTTGAGTATGAGGACTGCGATGTATTGTGTGACAGTCTAAAGAACCTGGCGACTGATGGAAACAAACATCGTGCTAAAAATGACCGCAGGAAACAGCGCTCCATCTTCAGAGAGGTGCTGCACTACATCGAG aatgaaGATTTCACAGAGGAGAAGATCCAGTTTGGAATTGAGGCCATCTACATTGATGGCTGGATGCGCCGCAGGATTTATGATGCCTTTAAGGAAGTGCTCGAGTCTGGAGTCAGACACCATTTACAG tttaatcCTTTGTTGAGGGATATTTTTGGACTTGGACCTCCTCTTATCCTGGATGCGTCTGTCAAAGCCAGCAGGATCTCCCGCACAGAGAGG CATCTGTTTAATTCTGCTGCATTCAAGGCCAGGACTAAATTAAGGAACAAAGTGAGGGACAAACGTGCCGATGTGATGTGA